From Lasioglossum baleicum chromosome 2, iyLasBale1, whole genome shotgun sequence, a single genomic window includes:
- the LOC143217934 gene encoding pre-mRNA-splicing factor CWC22 homolog encodes MKRSHSNSDREDSEFKSHCSRDRHHHRDRSSRRNDHYKRNYYEESYTDERSHGQRDMKRSRDYEEDNKRKEEKDKVTNKTMDKREGKNSSNKITERQNRTVDLITSRTGGAYIPPAKLKMMQAEITDKSGAAYQRIAWEALKKSIHGYINKVNVSNIGLITRELLKENIVRGRGLLARSIIQAQAASPTFTAVYAALTAIINSKFPNIGELIVKRLLIQFKRGFRRNDKPLCISSGTFIAHLVNQRVAHEILALEILTLLVETPTDDSIEVAIAFLKECGMKLTEVTRKGIEAIFEMLRNILHEGQLDKRVQYMIEVMFQVRKDGFKDHEAVPEEHDLVEEENQFTHLVTLDEATDAQDILNVFKFDAEYVTNEDKYKQLSKEILGSDVSGSESEEDDGEDSSDEDSSTAVMEGKEDVIVDNTETNLTALRRTIYLTIHSSLDFEECAHKLMKMQLKPGQETELCHMFLDCCAEMRTYEKFFGLLAGRFCAINKIYVTPFEQIFRDSYHTIHRLDTNKLRNVSKFFAHLLFTDSISWEVLSCIKLTEDDTTSSNRIFIKNLFQELSEYMGLSKLNQRVKDVTLQEAFEGLFPGDDPKNTRFAINFFTSIGLGGLTDDLREHLKTHPKPANSAYNRRKK; translated from the coding sequence ATGAAGAGATCACATTCTAATAGCGATCGAGAGGACTCTGAATTCAAAAGTCATTGTTCAAGAGATCGCCATCACCATAGGGACAGAAGCAGTAGAAGGAACGATcattataaaagaaattattatgaaGAATCGTATACGGACGAACGATCTCATGGACAACGTGATATGAAAAGGTCGAGAGATTATGAAGAAGACAAtaaaaggaaagaagaaaaggaCAAAGTAACAAACAAAACCATGGATAAAAGAGAAGGAAAGAATAGCTCTAATAAGATAACAGAAAGACAAAATCGAACGGTTGATTTAATAACATCAAGAACTGGAGGTGCATATATTCCACctgcaaaattaaaaatgatgCAAGCAGAAATCACTGATAAATCAGGAGCTGCTTATCAACGTATCGCATGGGAAGCTTTGAAGAAATCTATCCACGGCTACATTAATAAAGTTAATGTAAGTAATATAGGACTTATAACTCGAGAGCTattgaaagaaaatattgtcagAGGTAGAGGTTTGCTCGCTCGATCTATAATTCAAGCTCAAGCAGCATCTCCGACGTTTACTGCTGTTTATGCAGCTCTTACTGCAATCATCAATTCTAAATTTCCTAATATTGGGGAATTAATAGTAAAACGTCTTCTAATACAATTCAAACGTGGGTTTAGAAGGAATGATAAACCTCTTTGTATTTCGTCGGGAACATTCATAGCACATTTAGTAAATCAAAGAGTAGCTCATGAGATATTAGCATTAGAAATATTAACATTACTAGTAGAAACACCAACAGATGATTCTATTGAAGTAGCCATTGCATTTTTGAAAGAATGTGGTATGAAACTGACTGAAGTTACCAGGAAAGGCATTGAAGCTATATTTGAAATGTTACGAAACATATTGCACGAAGGTCAGTTAGATAAAAGGGTTCAGTACATGATAGAAGTCATGTTTCAAGTTCGAAAAGATGGGTTTAAAGATCACGAGGCAGTTCCAGAAGAGCATGAtctcgtcgaagaagaaaatcagtTTACTCATCTGGTTACATTAGACGAAGCAACCGATGCTCAGGACATATTGAATGTTTTCAAGTTTGACGCAGAGTATGTTACTAACGAggataaatataaacaattgagtaAAGAAATATTAGGTTCGGACGTTAGTGGATCAGAAAGCGAAGAAGATGATGGAGAAGACAGTTCAGATGAAGATAGCAGCACTGCTGTAATGGAAGGGAAAGAAGATGTGATTGTAGATAATACCGAAACAAATCTAACAGCTCTTCGAAGAACAATATATTTGACGATTCACTCGTCTCTTGATTTTGAAGAATGTGCACACAAACTGATGAAGATGCAACTGAAACCTGGGCAGGAGACAGAACTCTGTCATATGTTCTTAGATTGCTGTGCAGAGATGAGAACATACGAAAAATTTTTTGGTCTATTAGCAGGTCGATTTTGTGCCATTAACAAGATCTATGTTACtccatttgagcaaatttttcgagattcgTACCACACGATACATCGTTTAGATACAAATAAGTTACGCAACGTGTCAAAGTTCTTTGCTCATTTATTATTTACCGATTCTATTTCGTGGGAGGTACTGTCTTGTATAAAATTGACCGAGGATGACACAACCAGTTCTAACAGGATATTTATCAAAAACTTATTCCAAGAACTTTCGGAATACATGGGATTATCTAAGCTTAATCAACGTGTTA